One Tachysurus vachellii isolate PV-2020 chromosome 18, HZAU_Pvac_v1, whole genome shotgun sequence DNA segment encodes these proteins:
- the tob1a gene encoding protein Tob1a — protein MQLEIQVALNFIISYLYNKLPRRRVNIFGEELERQLKQKYEGHWYPDKPYKGSGFRCIHVGEKVDPVVEQAAKESGLDIEDVRNNLPQDLSVWIDPFEVSYQIGEKGPVKVLYMDDSNENGLELDKEIKNSFNPEAQVFMPITEPVGPSPTSSSPSPPFGQSAAVSPTFMPRSTQPLTFTTATFAATKFGSTKMKSSGRNGNKVSRSSPTNLGLNVNNLLKQKAISTSMHSLYGLGLNGQQQKTSALSPNAKEFVFPSLQGQGSASAMFPGESSLGLNLSPLQYSNAFDVFTTYGGLNEKSLMDGLNFSLSNMQYSNQQFQPVMAN, from the coding sequence ATGCAGCTTGAAATCCAAGTAGCACTCAACTTTATCATTTCTTACTTGTACAATAAGCTGCCACGGCGTCGTGTCAACATTTTTGGCGAGGAGCTGGAACGGCAGCTGAAACAGAAGTACGAGGGACACTGGTACCCGGACAAGCCATACAAAGGATCTGGGTTCCGCTGTATTCACGTTGGGGAGAAAGTGGACCCGGTCGTTGAGCAAGCAGCCAAAGAGAGTGGGTTGGACATCGAAGATGTACGCAACAACCTGCCTCAGGATCTCAGCGTTTGGATCGATCCTTTTGAGGTATCTTATCAGATTGGGGAAAAAGGACCGGTCAAGGTGCTCTATATGGATGATAGCAATGAGAATGGGCTGGAGTTGGACAAAGAGATCAAGAACAGCTTTAACCCTGAGGCCCAGGTCTTCATGCCAATCACTGAGCCTGTCGGACCTTCACCCACATCCAGCTCACCATCTCCACCCTTCGGCCAGTCGGCCGCTGTCAGCCCCACCTTCATGCCCCGCTCCACCCAGCCTTTAACCTTTACCACCGCCACATTTGCTGCCACCAAATTCGGCTCCACCAAGATGAAGAGTAGTGGTCGCAATGGCAACAAGGTGTCACGGAGCTCCCCCACCAACTTGGGCTTGAATGTGAACAACCTCCTGAAGCAGAAAGCCATCTCCACTTCGATGCACTCACTCTATGGCCTTGGGTTGAACGGACAGCAGCAGAAGACATCGGCCCTTTCCCCAAATGCCAAGGAGTTCGTGTTCCCCAGCCTCCAGGGCCAGGGCAGTGCAAGTGCAATGTTCCCAGGAGAGAGCTCACTTGGCCTGAATCTCAGCCCTCTCCAATACAGTAATGCCTTTGATGTGTTCACCACCTATGGGGGCC